One window from the genome of Pseudanabaena yagii GIHE-NHR1 encodes:
- a CDS encoding AMP-dependent synthetase/ligase: MPNSVQTLQLKQLSSLWQIWEQGAKSHPDAIALYDPHAKPPVRISYKDAFEQINQFGAGLRSLGVNFGDKVALIADNSPRWLIADQGILAIGAANATRSSQAERSELLYIIEHSDSVAIVVENLATLKKLEPELHSLPVKQIILLSDETPPEGAYNFQQLLDKGSSKDLGNPTIKRDTLATLIYTSGTTARPKGVMLTHGNFLYEVEGAQSVLKLQVNEKVLSILPTWHSYERTFEYFIFSQGCTQIYTNLRTIKKDLKEHKPHYMVAVPRLWESIYEGVQKNFRDQPESKQRLVKFFLTTSQKYITAKRVVQGLNVENLYPSLGDKFKASLVVLGLWAVHKLGHKLVYQKVREATGGNFKYIVSGGGSIAEHLEDFYEIVGIEILGGYGLTETSPITHVRRPHRNIRGGDGQPLPQTETRIVDMSTRADVPIGHQGLVLIRGPQVMQGYYKNPEATAKAIDPEGWFDTGDLGYVSKWDDLVITGRAKDTIVLTNGENIEPQPIEDACIRSPYIDQVVLVGQDQKQLGVLIVPNLSALEAAGLIPPDSTLASVLPELNQPKIRNLYREELNREVQNRPGYSINDRIGVFEFLPEPFTIENGFLTQTFKIRRNIVFERYQDIIVKMFTS; this comes from the coding sequence ATGCCCAATTCCGTTCAGACTTTGCAATTAAAGCAACTAAGTAGTCTCTGGCAAATATGGGAACAAGGAGCTAAATCACATCCTGATGCGATCGCACTCTACGATCCCCATGCTAAACCACCTGTGCGAATTTCCTATAAAGATGCCTTTGAGCAAATTAATCAATTTGGGGCAGGTTTGCGATCGCTGGGTGTGAACTTTGGCGACAAGGTAGCACTCATTGCCGATAACTCACCAAGGTGGTTAATTGCCGATCAGGGGATTTTAGCGATCGGGGCAGCCAATGCTACGCGAAGTTCGCAAGCCGAGCGGAGTGAACTGCTCTACATCATCGAGCATAGTGATAGCGTCGCGATCGTGGTCGAAAATCTGGCGACCCTCAAAAAGCTCGAACCAGAATTGCATAGCCTGCCAGTCAAACAAATTATTTTGCTGTCAGACGAAACGCCACCCGAAGGAGCCTATAACTTTCAGCAATTATTAGATAAAGGTAGCAGCAAGGATTTAGGTAATCCAACTATCAAACGCGATACCCTTGCAACGCTGATCTACACTTCTGGGACAACTGCCAGACCGAAGGGGGTCATGCTCACCCACGGCAATTTCCTCTACGAAGTGGAAGGGGCGCAGTCAGTTTTAAAACTGCAAGTTAACGAAAAAGTTCTCAGTATTCTTCCCACATGGCATTCCTACGAGCGCACCTTTGAATATTTCATCTTTTCCCAAGGTTGCACGCAGATTTACACCAATCTCCGCACCATCAAAAAGGATTTAAAAGAACATAAACCTCATTACATGGTCGCTGTGCCACGCCTGTGGGAATCAATCTATGAAGGTGTGCAGAAAAACTTCCGTGATCAGCCTGAGAGCAAACAGCGCTTAGTCAAATTTTTCCTCACAACTAGCCAAAAATACATCACTGCCAAGCGGGTTGTCCAAGGATTGAATGTTGAAAATCTCTATCCTTCTCTAGGTGACAAATTTAAAGCATCACTGGTAGTTTTGGGACTATGGGCAGTTCATAAACTTGGTCATAAATTGGTTTACCAAAAAGTACGCGAAGCAACGGGTGGCAACTTCAAATACATCGTTAGTGGTGGCGGCTCGATCGCTGAACACCTCGAAGACTTCTATGAAATTGTCGGCATCGAAATTTTGGGGGGATATGGCTTAACCGAAACCTCACCAATTACCCATGTACGTCGTCCACATCGCAATATTCGTGGTGGAGATGGACAGCCCTTGCCCCAGACCGAAACCCGCATCGTCGATATGTCTACCAGAGCCGATGTGCCAATTGGTCATCAGGGATTAGTCCTCATTCGTGGTCCCCAAGTGATGCAGGGCTACTACAAAAATCCTGAAGCGACAGCTAAAGCGATCGATCCAGAGGGTTGGTTTGATACAGGCGATTTAGGCTATGTCAGCAAGTGGGATGACTTAGTAATTACAGGTCGTGCCAAAGATACGATCGTTTTGACTAATGGCGAGAATATTGAACCTCAGCCCATTGAAGATGCCTGTATTCGCAGTCCTTATATTGATCAGGTCGTCCTAGTGGGGCAAGACCAGAAACAATTGGGTGTTTTAATCGTTCCTAACCTATCAGCACTAGAAGCTGCGGGTTTAATTCCGCCTGATTCAACATTAGCAAGCGTTTTGCCAGAGTTGAATCAGCCTAAAATTCGTAATCTTTATCGCGAAGAACTGAATCGTGAAGTGCAAAACCGCCCCGGCTACAGCATTAACGATCGCATTGGTGTTTTTGAGTTCTTGCCTGAACCCTTTACAATCGAAAATGGGTTCCTCACGCAGACATTCAAAATCCGACGTAACATCGTATTTGAGCGTTATCAAGATATTATTGTCAAAATGTTTACCTCATGA
- a CDS encoding YlqD family protein: protein MSFDFSNQLLLRRTANIQVIVTQRWKEEMQQQLQQQIAQIDAQVQQVDAQGSRQINEIERQSIKPFSAEVSNALEGIRAEMNRVKAELLEQKNQLLTQLTQVQNLELEQEVSQGQLDSYFPAAKGDNLIAQMRVEIVLRDGVIEDIRTGFPAV from the coding sequence GTGAGTTTCGATTTTTCTAATCAGCTTTTATTACGTCGCACTGCAAATATTCAAGTGATTGTGACGCAACGCTGGAAAGAGGAAATGCAGCAACAACTGCAACAACAAATTGCTCAAATCGATGCCCAAGTACAGCAAGTTGATGCCCAAGGCTCTCGCCAAATCAATGAAATTGAGCGCCAAAGTATCAAGCCATTTTCTGCGGAAGTATCCAATGCTCTTGAAGGCATTCGTGCAGAAATGAATCGCGTTAAAGCCGAATTATTAGAACAAAAGAATCAATTGCTAACCCAATTGACCCAAGTGCAAAATTTGGAACTAGAACAAGAAGTGTCTCAAGGACAACTTGATAGCTACTTCCCAGCCGCCAAAGGCGATAACTTGATTGCTCAGATGCGCGTGGAAATTGTCCTCCGCGATGGCGTAATCGAAGATATCCGTACTGGTTTCCCTGCTGTCTAA
- a CDS encoding B12-binding domain-containing radical SAM protein: MNVLLVYPLFPKTFWSYEKILELVNRKVLLPPLGLITVAAILPQEWNFKLVDRNVRTITEAEWQWADMVILSAMIVQKDDLLSLIREAKRRGKKVACGGPYPTSMPEEPQAAGVDYLILDEGEITLPMFVEAIAKGEPSGIFRTNEKPDVTTTPVPRFDLLEFDAYDSMSVQFSRGCPFQCEFCDIIVLYGRKPRTKSPAQLLAELDYLYSLGWRRGVFMVDDNFIGNKRNVRLLLLELKEWQKEHGYPFRFNTEASIDLAADQELMDLMVECYFDAVFLGIETPDEDSLQMTKKFQNTRSSLLDSVEAITKTGIRVMAGFIIGFDGEKKGAGDRIVRFAELTGIPTTTFAMLQALPHTALWHRLEKEGRLRSQNGNLNQTTLMNFEPTRPVEEIAREYVEAFCALYEPHAYLDRVYSYFLKLGAPRVKVEAKLPTLTDLKALAIIVWRQGIKRDTRWKFWHHLFSMIKRNPAVWEHYLIVCAHNEHFMEYRDIVRREIEGQLAAYWQEEERLKLVSPTPARELDLAS, translated from the coding sequence ATGAACGTTCTACTGGTTTACCCACTTTTTCCAAAAACATTTTGGTCTTACGAAAAAATCCTAGAGCTAGTAAATCGCAAGGTGCTACTACCTCCGCTAGGATTGATTACTGTTGCAGCGATCTTGCCCCAAGAATGGAATTTTAAATTGGTCGATCGCAATGTTCGCACAATTACGGAGGCGGAATGGCAATGGGCGGATATGGTCATTCTCTCGGCAATGATCGTGCAGAAAGATGACCTGTTATCCCTGATTAGAGAAGCAAAAAGACGCGGTAAAAAAGTCGCCTGCGGTGGTCCTTACCCCACCTCAATGCCCGAAGAACCTCAAGCCGCAGGTGTTGATTACCTGATTTTGGATGAGGGTGAAATTACTTTACCGATGTTTGTCGAGGCGATCGCTAAGGGTGAACCCAGTGGCATTTTCCGCACCAATGAAAAGCCCGATGTCACTACTACGCCCGTGCCCCGCTTTGACCTCTTAGAATTTGATGCCTACGACTCGATGTCGGTGCAGTTCTCCCGTGGTTGCCCCTTCCAATGCGAATTTTGCGACATCATCGTTTTGTACGGACGCAAGCCGCGCACCAAGAGTCCTGCTCAGTTATTAGCCGAACTCGACTATTTATATAGCCTTGGCTGGCGACGGGGTGTATTTATGGTCGATGACAACTTCATCGGCAATAAACGCAATGTGCGCTTACTCCTGCTCGAACTGAAGGAATGGCAAAAAGAACATGGCTATCCCTTCCGCTTCAATACCGAAGCCTCAATCGATCTCGCCGCCGATCAGGAACTCATGGATCTGATGGTGGAATGCTATTTCGATGCTGTATTCCTTGGGATTGAAACCCCCGATGAAGATAGCTTGCAGATGACCAAGAAGTTTCAAAATACAAGGTCATCGCTATTGGATTCGGTGGAAGCGATCACCAAAACAGGGATTCGCGTTATGGCAGGCTTCATCATCGGCTTTGATGGTGAGAAAAAAGGAGCAGGCGATCGCATTGTGAGATTTGCCGAACTCACGGGCATCCCCACCACCACCTTCGCAATGTTGCAAGCATTACCCCATACAGCCCTCTGGCATCGTCTCGAAAAAGAAGGACGTTTACGCAGTCAAAATGGCAACTTGAATCAAACCACTTTGATGAATTTTGAGCCAACGCGCCCCGTCGAGGAAATTGCCCGCGAATATGTGGAAGCCTTCTGTGCGCTGTATGAGCCACATGCCTACCTCGATCGCGTTTACAGCTATTTCCTAAAACTTGGCGCACCAAGGGTTAAGGTAGAAGCAAAACTTCCCACCCTTACCGACCTGAAGGCATTAGCCATTATCGTCTGGCGGCAAGGCATCAAGCGCGATACCCGTTGGAAGTTCTGGCATCATCTATTTAGCATGATCAAGCGCAATCCTGCGGTATGGGAACATTACCTGATCGTCTGCGCCCACAATGAACATTTCATGGAGTACCGCGATATTGTCCGCCGAGAGATTGAAGGGCAATTAGCCGCCTATTGGCAAGAGGAAGAGCGTCTAAAGCTTGTAAGTCCTACTCCAGCCAGAGAATTAGATCTAGCAAGCTAG
- a CDS encoding B12-binding domain-containing radical SAM protein: MRVLLVYPLFPKSFWSFEKTLELVGYKAQLPPLGMVTVAAILPQTWEFKLVDRNVRDITEAEWEWAEVVILSAMIVQKDDFLAQIQEAKKRGKLVAVGGPYPTALPEEAKVSGADFLILDEGEITLPMFVEAIERGERSGILRANGEKPAVTDTPIPRFDLLEMNRYAEMSVQFSRGCPFQCEFCDIIVLYGRKPRTKTPAQILAELQCLYDLGWRRSIFMVDDNFIGNKRNVKVMLQELKPWMKERNYPFSFATEASVDLAQDPEMMQMMVECNFGSVFLGIETPDTDSLALTKKFQNNRDPLSESVINIARAGIRVMAGFIIGFDGEKKGAGDRIVQFVELTAVPTALFSMLQALPDTGLWHRLNKEGRMITQNSNGHQTTLMNFMPTRPLEDIATEYVHAFWTLYDPLVFLNRTYRHFLILGESPYKRIKREKTDQKKKTDWTAIRALLILCWRQGFVRKTRFQFWINLFDLMKRYPNVVTSYLSVCAQGEHFLEYRSIVREQIEAQLADYLANPPVLQPKVVPVEKKLDLQEVK, encoded by the coding sequence ATGCGTGTTTTACTCGTCTATCCGTTATTTCCGAAAAGCTTCTGGTCATTTGAGAAAACACTGGAATTAGTTGGTTATAAGGCTCAGCTTCCACCCCTTGGCATGGTCACGGTTGCCGCGATCTTGCCCCAGACTTGGGAATTTAAACTCGTCGATCGCAATGTGCGCGATATCACTGAAGCCGAATGGGAATGGGCGGAAGTGGTAATTCTCTCAGCGATGATCGTGCAGAAAGATGACTTTCTCGCGCAAATTCAAGAGGCGAAAAAGCGCGGTAAATTAGTTGCTGTGGGAGGTCCCTATCCTACCGCTTTACCTGAAGAAGCGAAGGTTTCGGGGGCAGATTTCTTGATTCTCGATGAGGGGGAAATTACGTTACCGATGTTTGTGGAGGCGATCGAAAGAGGCGAGCGCAGTGGTATTTTGCGAGCCAATGGTGAAAAGCCTGCGGTGACAGATACGCCGATTCCTCGGTTTGACTTGCTAGAAATGAACCGTTATGCGGAAATGTCGGTACAGTTCTCCCGTGGTTGCCCCTTCCAATGCGAATTTTGCGACATCATCGTTCTCTATGGACGTAAGCCTCGTACTAAGACTCCTGCTCAGATTCTGGCGGAATTGCAATGTCTCTATGATCTTGGTTGGAGACGCAGCATTTTCATGGTCGATGATAACTTCATCGGCAATAAGCGCAACGTGAAGGTGATGCTCCAAGAGCTAAAGCCTTGGATGAAGGAACGCAATTATCCCTTCTCCTTTGCCACCGAAGCCTCGGTCGATCTTGCCCAAGATCCTGAAATGATGCAGATGATGGTGGAATGTAACTTTGGTTCCGTATTCCTTGGGATTGAAACCCCTGACACTGATAGTCTTGCGCTCACCAAGAAGTTCCAAAACAATCGCGATCCGCTTTCAGAATCGGTGATCAATATCGCCAGAGCAGGGATTCGGGTGATGGCAGGATTTATCATCGGCTTTGATGGTGAGAAGAAAGGAGCAGGCGATCGCATTGTCCAATTTGTCGAACTCACGGCAGTTCCTACGGCGCTCTTCAGTATGCTACAAGCCTTGCCTGATACAGGTCTGTGGCATCGTCTGAATAAAGAAGGTCGGATGATTACCCAGAATAGCAATGGGCATCAAACCACTTTGATGAACTTCATGCCCACTCGTCCATTGGAAGATATTGCAACAGAATATGTCCATGCCTTCTGGACTCTTTACGATCCCCTTGTCTTTCTCAATCGCACCTACCGCCATTTCTTGATTTTGGGCGAGTCGCCATACAAGCGCATCAAGCGTGAGAAAACTGATCAGAAGAAGAAAACTGATTGGACTGCGATTAGAGCATTACTAATTCTCTGTTGGAGACAAGGATTTGTTCGCAAAACCCGTTTCCAATTCTGGATTAATCTCTTTGACTTGATGAAGCGTTATCCCAACGTGGTCACCAGCTATCTATCGGTTTGCGCTCAGGGTGAGCATTTCCTCGAATATCGCTCGATTGTGCGTGAACAGATTGAAGCTCAACTTGCCGATTATTTGGCTAATCCTCCTGTACTTCAGCCCAAGGTTGTACCTGTGGAGAAAAAGTTGGATTTGCAAGAAGTGAAGTAG
- a CDS encoding Uma2 family endonuclease, which produces MTQAIAPPNLSANAPEEKLLWTSADLELLPDNGNRYEIIEGELYVTRAPHWKHQTTCGRFFTVLDIWSLTTKLGKTSLGAGVIFGNKDDVIPDVVWVSKEKYEALIDQSGHLLGAPDLAIEVLSAGTDNEKRDREVKLKLYSSQGVLEYWIADWREKKLQIYRRENGVLKLAMTLFVTDTLTSPLLPEFSCPLSQIFE; this is translated from the coding sequence ATGACTCAAGCGATCGCACCACCCAATCTCTCAGCCAATGCCCCAGAGGAAAAACTGCTGTGGACAAGTGCCGACCTCGAACTATTACCTGACAACGGCAACCGTTATGAAATTATTGAAGGAGAACTTTACGTGACGAGAGCGCCTCACTGGAAACATCAAACCACCTGTGGCAGATTTTTTACCGTCTTGGATATTTGGTCGCTCACTACGAAATTAGGCAAAACATCTTTGGGTGCAGGTGTAATCTTTGGCAATAAGGATGATGTTATTCCTGATGTAGTGTGGGTTAGCAAAGAAAAATATGAAGCTTTGATTGATCAATCTGGACATTTACTTGGTGCGCCTGATCTAGCGATTGAGGTGCTATCGGCGGGAACTGATAATGAAAAGCGCGATCGCGAAGTTAAGTTAAAGCTCTATTCATCACAGGGAGTTTTGGAATATTGGATCGCTGATTGGCGAGAAAAGAAACTCCAAATCTACCGTCGCGAAAATGGAGTTCTCAAATTAGCAATGACTCTATTTGTGACCGACACCCTCACTTCCCCATTATTACCAGAATTTTCTTGTCCCCTATCCCAGATTTTTGAATAA
- a CDS encoding SUMF1/EgtB/PvdO family nonheme iron enzyme, which translates to MANWAIAIGVNQYEFLHPLKYAKNDALHICQFLENEAKFDHIFYFSDDSPDLDGKTTKPFRNNLLKVFKELFAQPFLHESDNFWFFFAGHGILEDGIDYLMPSDGDPDNVANTGIAVNQVIQNLRGSGAGNVILALDACRNQVRRNGTTRSGEGIGRETEREAKIADVISIAACSPSEYSYEVDELQHGAFTYALVEGLGVQGRCATATKLNSYLKYRVPELAKTRQTPRMMLDPQEKGHLILMPKYADKFDLEPLKKDAFKAHRDKKLDMARRLWMQVLAVDGTDYEAITEIEGLAVERYLGGSPQVIPNPVAVGTRNRNVSKSPESNPLILDLGNGVALELVKVPAGKFMMGSDEYDNEEPIHEVQLKEFLIGKYAVTNAQWQSVMKTKGSTNCDKKFQRDLRPVVGVSWHDARAFCKKLSQQIGREVRLPTEAEWEYAARGANQSKGFIYAGSNNLDEVAWYRDNSGSVTHPVGQKKANELGIYDMSGNVWEWCLDEWHDSYTDKPENLKKQGNQAWGDLNIDNNDNRSRLRRGGSWVIDAIICRSSYRSSNGARNQLNYLGFRVVFVSSS; encoded by the coding sequence GTGGCGAATTGGGCGATCGCGATCGGGGTGAATCAATATGAGTTTTTGCATCCTTTGAAGTATGCGAAAAATGATGCTCTGCATATTTGTCAGTTTTTAGAAAATGAGGCAAAGTTTGATCACATTTTCTATTTTTCCGATGATTCACCCGATTTGGATGGCAAGACAACCAAGCCTTTTCGCAACAATTTGCTAAAGGTATTTAAGGAGCTTTTTGCTCAGCCATTTCTCCATGAAAGTGACAATTTTTGGTTCTTTTTTGCGGGACATGGCATTTTAGAAGATGGGATCGATTATCTGATGCCGAGTGATGGCGATCCTGACAATGTTGCGAATACAGGGATTGCGGTTAATCAAGTAATCCAAAATCTGCGCGGCAGTGGGGCGGGAAATGTCATTTTGGCACTAGATGCCTGTCGCAATCAGGTGCGGCGAAATGGGACTACGCGATCGGGTGAAGGTATTGGTCGTGAAACTGAGCGAGAAGCCAAAATTGCGGATGTGATTAGTATTGCGGCTTGCAGTCCGTCGGAGTATTCCTATGAGGTGGATGAACTGCAACATGGGGCGTTTACCTATGCTTTGGTGGAGGGTTTGGGTGTGCAGGGGCGTTGTGCAACGGCGACGAAGTTGAATAGTTATCTGAAGTATCGTGTTCCTGAGTTGGCAAAGACTAGGCAAACTCCGCGCATGATGCTCGATCCTCAAGAAAAGGGTCATTTGATTTTGATGCCGAAGTATGCGGATAAGTTCGATCTAGAACCGCTCAAGAAGGATGCTTTTAAGGCGCATCGTGACAAAAAGCTTGATATGGCAAGGCGTTTGTGGATGCAGGTTTTGGCGGTGGATGGGACGGATTATGAGGCGATTACTGAGATTGAAGGTTTGGCGGTGGAGCGTTATCTTGGCGGATCTCCACAAGTAATTCCTAATCCTGTTGCTGTTGGGACTAGAAATCGCAATGTAAGTAAATCGCCAGAATCCAATCCGTTAATTCTTGACCTTGGCAATGGGGTGGCGCTGGAATTAGTCAAGGTTCCCGCAGGAAAATTTATGATGGGGAGCGATGAGTATGACAATGAAGAGCCCATTCATGAGGTGCAGCTAAAGGAATTTCTGATTGGTAAATATGCGGTCACTAATGCCCAATGGCAATCGGTGATGAAAACTAAAGGCTCAACAAATTGCGACAAAAAGTTTCAACGGGATTTGCGGCCAGTTGTGGGGGTGTCTTGGCATGATGCTAGAGCATTCTGTAAGAAGTTATCCCAACAGATAGGAAGGGAGGTAAGACTGCCCACTGAGGCGGAATGGGAATATGCTGCGAGAGGTGCGAACCAGAGCAAGGGCTTTATCTATGCAGGTAGCAATAATCTAGATGAAGTAGCTTGGTATCGCGATAATAGCGGCAGTGTAACTCATCCAGTGGGGCAGAAAAAGGCTAATGAGCTTGGGATTTATGACATGAGTGGCAATGTCTGGGAATGGTGTTTAGACGAGTGGCACGATAGCTATACTGATAAACCAGAAAATCTCAAGAAACAGGGAAATCAAGCATGGGGCGATCTCAATATAGATAATAACGATAATCGTTCTCGTTTGCGGCGCGGCGGTTCTTGGGTCATCGATGCGATCATTTGTCGGTCTTCCTATCGTAGCAGTAACGGCGCGCGTAATCAGCTTAACTATCTTGGTTTTCGTGTCGTCTTCGTTTCTTCCTCGTGA
- a CDS encoding Pepco domain-containing protein, producing MSENASYGMITIAVEPYEEEAQSAETSVVNPRGWGKEAQSNKNLVKHEKTLSVEELEAKMSGFLQMVGRVFSSAEKEAKKTSGMCLDEIELSVEIGAEGEIRLIGSGAKARGKSAIKLKFKREKGA from the coding sequence ATGTCTGAAAATGCTAGTTACGGGATGATTACGATCGCAGTTGAACCATACGAGGAAGAAGCTCAATCTGCGGAAACTTCGGTGGTTAATCCAAGGGGGTGGGGCAAAGAAGCTCAGTCAAATAAAAACTTGGTTAAGCATGAAAAGACTTTGAGTGTTGAAGAACTCGAAGCGAAGATGTCAGGATTTTTGCAGATGGTGGGACGGGTTTTTAGCAGTGCGGAAAAGGAAGCCAAAAAGACATCGGGAATGTGTTTGGATGAGATCGAGCTATCTGTGGAGATCGGTGCTGAGGGAGAAATCCGTTTAATCGGTAGTGGTGCTAAGGCTCGCGGCAAGAGTGCGATCAAGCTCAAGTTTAAGCGCGAGAAGGGAGCGTAA
- a CDS encoding HepT-like ribonuclease domain-containing protein: MPSREWQLRVQDILNSAIAIQNRTQGYTYEQFCDDETVNKATLYDFVIIGEAAIYIPSTLKEKYPDIPWRMMADMRNVMAHEYFQIRLRTVWEGVEMDIPLLIEQLNELIKHENL; the protein is encoded by the coding sequence ATGCCTTCTAGAGAGTGGCAATTACGAGTTCAAGATATTTTAAACTCAGCGATCGCAATCCAAAATCGTACCCAAGGTTATACCTACGAGCAATTTTGTGATGATGAAACAGTTAACAAAGCTACACTCTATGACTTTGTGATTATTGGCGAAGCTGCTATTTATATTCCATCAACATTAAAAGAAAAGTATCCTGATATTCCGTGGAGAATGATGGCTGATATGCGTAATGTAATGGCTCATGAATACTTTCAAATTAGATTAAGAACTGTTTGGGAAGGCGTAGAAATGGACATTCCTCTTTTGATTGAACAATTAAACGAGCTAATTAAGCATGAAAATTTGTAA
- a CDS encoding nucleotidyltransferase family protein yields MSNILRRSEVLRIIDEHKEELQKLGVRSLDLFGSVARDEAHLGSDVDVLVDLSRPTGLFGFIKIKLYLEDILHCDVDLGTIDSLREHLREPVLKEIFHAF; encoded by the coding sequence ATGAGTAATATTTTAAGGCGTAGTGAAGTATTAAGAATCATTGATGAACATAAGGAAGAGTTGCAAAAACTGGGTGTGCGATCGCTTGATTTATTTGGCTCTGTTGCAAGGGATGAGGCGCATTTAGGTAGCGATGTCGATGTCTTAGTAGATTTATCGCGTCCAACTGGGCTTTTTGGATTCATCAAAATCAAGCTTTATCTTGAAGATATTCTGCACTGTGATGTTGACTTAGGTACTATAGATTCCCTGCGAGAGCATTTACGTGAACCAGTTTTAAAGGAGATTTTTCATGCCTTCTAG